From a region of the Danaus plexippus chromosome 22 unlocalized genomic scaffold, MEX_DaPlex mxdp_27, whole genome shotgun sequence genome:
- the LOC116773454 gene encoding checkpoint protein HUS1, whose protein sequence is MKFRAVMVDPGPMRELTHIVNTISKLSKECVLRLSDEKIFFIVSEDNSGPTPPVLWCEISQSNFFSEYQMIGIDEDHKDIYLGVVSASFAKSLVTLKTAKMLKIKLTKKQCPCLTLDIEMPSSISQQTRQVSHDIPVVVVPRKLWGEFNEPKIPQPDISIELPPLKQLRNTIDRMKSMSSEIIISASAEGRLTLQIKTDTAKVSTRFRGLNVESFEGPIDHSDSETESQTCEDVSKICSCRIDAKKFSMFLNAEQISHNRTLCHIIHKRLVVLHLHTKENVNFQCFIMGIVY, encoded by the exons atGAAGTTTCGTGCTGTAATGGTAGACCCGGGTCCCATGCGAGAGCTAACGC ATATAGTGAACACAATATCCAAATTATCGAAGGAATGTGTTTTAAGATTGTccgatgaaaaaatatttttcattgtgaGTGAAGATAATTCAGGGCCAACGCCTCCGGTTTTGTGGTGTGAAATATCACAATCTAATTTCTTTTCCGAATACCAAATGATAGGTATCGATGAAGatcataaagatatatatctGGGAGTCGTTTCCG CAAGCTTCGCCAAGTCATTGGTGACATTAAAGACGgcgaaaatgttgaaaataaaactcacCAAGAAACAGTGTCCCTGTTTAACTCTTGACATTGAAAtg cCATCATCTATATCACAACAGACAAGGCAAGTGTCTCATGATATACCTGTTGTAGTTGTTCCGAGGAAGCTTTGGGGAGAGTTTAACGAGCCAAAGATACCTCAACCCGAT ATATCAATAGAATTACCACCATTGAAACAACTACGAAATACAATTGACAGAATGAAGTCGATGTCttcagaaataattatatcagcCTCTGCAGAGGGTAGACTGACATTACAGATCAAAACCGACACAGCCAAGGTGTCCACTCGGTTTAGAGGACTGAATGTTGAGAGCTTTGAAG GTCCCATAGATCACTCGGACTCGGAGACAGAGAGTCAGACGTGTGAGGACGTTTCCAAGATATGTTCATGTAGAATCGACGCTAAGAAATTTTCGATGTTTCTAAACGCTGAACAAATATCACACAACAGAACGTTATGCCACATCATACACAAGCGACTGGTCGTGCTCCACCTTCACACTAAAGAGAATGTTAATtttcagtgttttattatgggtattgtatattaa
- the LOC116773434 gene encoding S-methyl-5'-thioadenosine phosphorylase: MAEKRNIKIGIIGGSGFDDPDLFENPIPRDVDTPFGKPSDVLLEGSIKGVSCVLLARHGRKHQYQPSDVNYRANIWALKQIGCTHILATTATGSLVENYRPGDLVILDDFIDRTWGRKCTFFDGTSGGPRGVCHLPMRPAFCERARGALVTAANEAGLRCHERGTAVTIQGPRFSSRAESLMHRQWGAHVVNMTTVPEVVLAKEAGLSYAAVALVTDYDCWRDNEQSVSVSEVLEMFARNIKKAIQVIVEAVVLLAGENDLTYLDSHTDLVSSAVMLKE, translated from the exons ATGGCCgagaaaagaaatataaag atcGGTATAATCGGAGGCTCTGGGTTCGATGACCCAGATCTATTTGAAAATCCAATACCCCGTGATGTCGACACTCCATTCGGGAAACCCTCGGACGTTCTTCTAGAAGGATCTATTAAAGGAGTGTCTTGCGTCCTATTAGCGAGACACGGAAGAAAACACCAATATCAACCgag cgATGTCAATTACCGAGCTAATATTTGGGCGTTGAAACAAATTGGCTGTACACATATATTGGCCACTACCGCCACTGGATCGCTTGTAGAAAATTACCGGCCCGGGGATCTTGTTATACTGGACGATTTCATTGACAG AACATGGGGTCGTAAGTGTACGTTCTTCGACGGCACATCGGGTGGACCCCGCGGGGTGTGCCATTTACCCATGAGGCCGGCGTTCTGTGAGCGGGCGAGGGGGGCTCTCGTGACGGCCGCGAACGAGGCGGGGCTACGCTGTCACGAGCGAGGGACTGCGGTCACTATACAGGGACCGAG ATTCTCAAGTCGAGCTGAGAGTCTGATGCATCGTCAGTGGGGAGCGCACGTAGTCAACATGACCACCGTACCGGAG GTGGTGTTGGCTAAGGAAGCTGGGTTGAGCTACGCCGCGGTGGCTCTGGTCACCGACTATGACTGCTGGAGAGACAACGAGCAGTCG GTGTCAGTGAGCGAGGTGCTGGAGATGTTCGCGAGGAACATTAAGAAGGCGATCCAGGTGATCGTGGAGGCGGTGGTGCTCCTCGCCGGGGAAAACGACCTAACGTACCTGGACTCACACACG GACCTGGTGTCGTCGGCTGTGATGCTGAAGGAATAG
- the LOC116773435 gene encoding cytochrome c oxidase assembly factor 7 homolog, whose protein sequence is MTYDLKREEEVKEYVENLGIEYRFGCYKEKKPEVCHLLGDYLEAIKKDFSKAAAVFKTNCDDYNYGKSCLKYGNYALLGKGREKSDTQEALKYFEKGCELNDPTACLHAGVIFTATGPAVTVQRDVPKGYNYLKKSCDQNDAMACHYLAGMYLTGVPKNPTEYNPHDPEKNKNLDYLIKPDPKQAFGFAKKGCENGNIFACANVSLMYKKGEGVKQDLEQSKRYFKLAETLQKADETTKQLKFQQGLENK, encoded by the exons atgACTTACGACCTCAAAAGGGAAGAGGAAGTGAAAGAATACGTTGAAAACCTCGGTATTGAATATAGGTTTGGTTGTTACAAAGAGAAAAAACCGGAGGTCTGTCACCTTTTGGGGGATTATTTAGAAGCTATAAAAAAGGATTTTAGCAAAGCGGCGGCGGTTTTCAAGACCAATTGCGACGATTATAATTACGGGAAATCATGTTTAAAGTACGGAAATTACGCGTTGTTGGGAAAAGGCAGGGAAAAGAGTGACACACAGGAGGCATTAAAGTATTTCGAGAAGGGTTGTGAATTGAACGATCCTACGGCATGTTTACATGCTGGGGTGATTTTTACAGCCACTGGACCCGCTGTTACTGTACAACGAGATGTTCCAAAAG GTTACAACTACTTAAAGAAAAGCTGTGATCAAAATGATGCTATGGCTTGTCACTATCTAGCTGGCATGTACTTAACGGGAGTCCCGAAGAATCCGACAGAGTATAACCCACACGATCCAGAGAAGAACAAAAATTTAGACTACCTCATAAAACCGGATCCGAAACAGGCTTTTGGTTTTGCCAAAAAGGGTTGTGAGAATGGTAACATATTTGCCTGTGCGAACGTCAGTTTGATGTACAAGAAAGGGGAAGGAGTCAAACAAGATCTGGAACAATCGAAGAGATATTTCAAGCTGGCGGAGACATTACAAAAAGCCGATGAAACTACAAAGCAATTGAAATTCCAACAAGGACTCGAGAATAAATAG
- the LOC116773360 gene encoding transcriptional repressor p66-alpha isoform X1, protein MDVDDSAVDLSVSRSLPPELSELRALTASGLTITPAQPPPHGSAGKRVLRPRADQRSYAESPDIVLLPADPPHRKPVLPAPSPFTDVSSKLNTNVNLSITASECARDPMDDEESDGENEPPLPTPAHRELSSAEIWERERRLRSLREKLRAEETRLVLLRKLRQSQQATVTTTKESVCPSPGTALAGSGCVVPPGVTVTPAPPPAHQHAKRGSVSGAAGNLSTARRTASLPGGATLTPGPYRTQSSGGASITPSVTITPAPPPTHAHNNNNTTNNNKASSRSSEDPQTPAQRQAAAKLALRKQLEKTLLQIPPPKPPPPEMNFIPSPSNTDFVYLVGLEHVVDYLTNEDRMPRSSVPAVCAQCGCDFTAVWRWERAPARRQDATFPTPHTHTPRRLCELCVSGNVKRALKAEHTARLKTAFVRALQQEQEIERRLAAPSPPPPASAAPPPAHTHHHRPQTMSVSRSSSRASVSSSASPAAKPQPPPASSSRSLNTSESRGHHAERARDNEGNNKKGSSSSTSSQGSSKQHQLAAAAAAQMAFEQQSAAAMQALQHQLLRGLSGAGGTGGVSQAAAAAAMMQFSPLLYTYQLAMAQASALGKRSGKGSSNAAMAAEMQRVAEAQRQYLLDMIPGQHARNPWTKN, encoded by the exons ATGGACGTTGACGACTCCGCCGTCGATCTTAGCGTGAG caGGTCTTTACCGCCTGAACTCAGTGAATTAAGAGCTCTCACTGCCAGCGGACTAACCATAACACCTGCACAACCACCACCTCAT GGTTCGGCTGGTAAGAGGGTACTTCGCCCCCGCGCCGATCAGCGCAGTTACGCGGAGAGCCCTGATATAGTGCTGCTGCCCGCAGACCCTCCGCACAGGAAGCCGGTGTTGCCAGCACCTTCACCGTTTACCG ATGTGAGCAGTAAGCTGAACACAAACGTCAACCTGTCTATAACGGCCAGCGAGTGTGCCAGGGACCCTATGGACGACGAAGAGTCTGACGGAGAGAACGAACCACCCCTCCCAACACCCGCGCACAGG GAGCTATCCAGCGCTGAGATATGGGAACGAGAGCGACGTCTGAGATCACTGCGAGAGAAGCTGCGGGCGGAGGAGACGCGCCTCGTACTCCTCAGGAAGCTGAGACAATCACAACAAGCCACTGTCACGACTACTAAG GAATCTGTGTGCCCGTCCCCCGGCACGGCCCTGGCCGGAAGCGGGTGTGTGGTGCCCCCCGGGGTCACGGTCACCCCCGCCCCGCCGCCCGCGCACCAACACGCCAAG CGCGGTAGTGTGTCGGGCGCCGCTGGCAACCTGTCCACGGCTAGACGCACGGCCAGTCTGCCAGGGGGCGCCACTCTCACGCCGGGCCCGTACAGGACTCAG TCATCAGGGGGCGCTAGCATCACTCCATCGGTGACGATCACACCAGCGCCGCCTCCGACACACGCCCACAATAACAACAACACCACCAACAACAATAAG GCCAGTTCTCGCAGCTCCGAGGACCCGCAGACGCCGGCCCAGAGGCAGGCGGCCGCCAAACTGGCGCTCAGGAAACAGCTGGAGAAGACACTGTTACAg ATCCCGCCTCCCAAGCCCCCCCCGCCGGAGATGAACTTCATCCCCTCCCCCAGCAACACGGACTTCGTGTACCTCGTGGGGCTGGAACACGTGGTGGACTACCTCACTAACGAGGACCG GATGCCGCGGTCGTCGGTGCCGGCGGTGTGCGCGCAGTGCGGCTGCGACTTCACGGCCGTGTGGCGCTGGGAGCGCGCGCCCGCCCGCAGGCAGGACGCCACCTTCCCGACgccgcacacgcacacgccgCGCAGGCTGTGCGAGCTCTGCGTCTCCGGGAACGTCAAGAGGGCGCTCAAG GCGGAGCACACGGCCAGGCTGAAGACGGCCTTCGTCCGAGCGCTGCAGCAGGAGCAGGAGATAGAGAGACGACTGGCGGCGCCCAGCCCGCCGCCCCCCGCCAGCGCGGCCCCGCCGCCCGCCCACACGCACCATCACAGACCGCAGACg ATGTCGGTATCTCGTTCGTCGAGCCGCGCCAGTGTGTCTTCTAGCGCGTCGCCGGCCGCCAAGCCTCAGCCGCCTCCCGCCAG TAGTAGCCGCAGCCTGAACACTTCGGAGTCTAGAGGTCATCATGCGGAGCGGGCCAGGGACAACGAGGGGAACAATAAGAAAG GGTCTTCATCAAGCACCAGCAGTCAAGGGAGCAGCAAACAACATCAA CTGGCAGCAGCTGCGGCCGCTCAGATGGCCTTCGAGCAGCAGAGCGCGGCCGCCATGCAGGCGTTGCAGCACCAGCTGCTGAGAG GTCTGAGCGGCGCGGGCGGGACGGGCGGCGTGTCGCAGGCGGCGGCCGCGGCGGCCATGATGCAGTTCTCTCCCCTGCTCTACACATACCAGCTGGCCATGGCCCAGGCCAGCGCTCTCGGCAAGAGAT CCGGCAAAGGTTCGAGTAACGCCGCCATGGCCGCGGAGATGCAGCGCGTAGCCGAAGCTCAGAGACAGTACCTACTGGACATGATCCCGGGACAACACGCGCGCAACCCCTGGACCAAGAACTAG
- the LOC116773360 gene encoding transcriptional repressor p66-alpha isoform X3 encodes MDVDDSAVDLSVRSLPPELSELRALTASGLTITPAQPPPHGSAGKRVLRPRADQRSYAESPDIVLLPADPPHRKPVLPAPSPFTDVSSKLNTNVNLSITASECARDPMDDEESDGENEPPLPTPAHRELSSAEIWERERRLRSLREKLRAEETRLVLLRKLRQSQQATVTTTKESVCPSPGTALAGSGCVVPPGVTVTPAPPPAHQHAKRGSVSGAAGNLSTARRTASLPGGATLTPGPYRTQSSGGASITPSVTITPAPPPTHAHNNNNTTNNNKASSRSSEDPQTPAQRQAAAKLALRKQLEKTLLQIPPPKPPPPEMNFIPSPSNTDFVYLVGLEHVVDYLTNEDRMPRSSVPAVCAQCGCDFTAVWRWERAPARRQDATFPTPHTHTPRRLCELCVSGNVKRALKAEHTARLKTAFVRALQQEQEIERRLAAPSPPPPASAAPPPAHTHHHRPQTMSVSRSSSRASVSSSASPAAKPQPPPASSSRSLNTSESRGHHAERARDNEGNNKKGSSSSTSSQGSSKQHQLAAAAAAQMAFEQQSAAAMQALQHQLLRGLSGAGGTGGVSQAAAAAAMMQFSPLLYTYQLAMAQASALGKRSGKGSSNAAMAAEMQRVAEAQRQYLLDMIPGQHARNPWTKN; translated from the exons ATGGACGTTGACGACTCCGCCGTCGATCTTAGCGTGAG GTCTTTACCGCCTGAACTCAGTGAATTAAGAGCTCTCACTGCCAGCGGACTAACCATAACACCTGCACAACCACCACCTCAT GGTTCGGCTGGTAAGAGGGTACTTCGCCCCCGCGCCGATCAGCGCAGTTACGCGGAGAGCCCTGATATAGTGCTGCTGCCCGCAGACCCTCCGCACAGGAAGCCGGTGTTGCCAGCACCTTCACCGTTTACCG ATGTGAGCAGTAAGCTGAACACAAACGTCAACCTGTCTATAACGGCCAGCGAGTGTGCCAGGGACCCTATGGACGACGAAGAGTCTGACGGAGAGAACGAACCACCCCTCCCAACACCCGCGCACAGG GAGCTATCCAGCGCTGAGATATGGGAACGAGAGCGACGTCTGAGATCACTGCGAGAGAAGCTGCGGGCGGAGGAGACGCGCCTCGTACTCCTCAGGAAGCTGAGACAATCACAACAAGCCACTGTCACGACTACTAAG GAATCTGTGTGCCCGTCCCCCGGCACGGCCCTGGCCGGAAGCGGGTGTGTGGTGCCCCCCGGGGTCACGGTCACCCCCGCCCCGCCGCCCGCGCACCAACACGCCAAG CGCGGTAGTGTGTCGGGCGCCGCTGGCAACCTGTCCACGGCTAGACGCACGGCCAGTCTGCCAGGGGGCGCCACTCTCACGCCGGGCCCGTACAGGACTCAG TCATCAGGGGGCGCTAGCATCACTCCATCGGTGACGATCACACCAGCGCCGCCTCCGACACACGCCCACAATAACAACAACACCACCAACAACAATAAG GCCAGTTCTCGCAGCTCCGAGGACCCGCAGACGCCGGCCCAGAGGCAGGCGGCCGCCAAACTGGCGCTCAGGAAACAGCTGGAGAAGACACTGTTACAg ATCCCGCCTCCCAAGCCCCCCCCGCCGGAGATGAACTTCATCCCCTCCCCCAGCAACACGGACTTCGTGTACCTCGTGGGGCTGGAACACGTGGTGGACTACCTCACTAACGAGGACCG GATGCCGCGGTCGTCGGTGCCGGCGGTGTGCGCGCAGTGCGGCTGCGACTTCACGGCCGTGTGGCGCTGGGAGCGCGCGCCCGCCCGCAGGCAGGACGCCACCTTCCCGACgccgcacacgcacacgccgCGCAGGCTGTGCGAGCTCTGCGTCTCCGGGAACGTCAAGAGGGCGCTCAAG GCGGAGCACACGGCCAGGCTGAAGACGGCCTTCGTCCGAGCGCTGCAGCAGGAGCAGGAGATAGAGAGACGACTGGCGGCGCCCAGCCCGCCGCCCCCCGCCAGCGCGGCCCCGCCGCCCGCCCACACGCACCATCACAGACCGCAGACg ATGTCGGTATCTCGTTCGTCGAGCCGCGCCAGTGTGTCTTCTAGCGCGTCGCCGGCCGCCAAGCCTCAGCCGCCTCCCGCCAG TAGTAGCCGCAGCCTGAACACTTCGGAGTCTAGAGGTCATCATGCGGAGCGGGCCAGGGACAACGAGGGGAACAATAAGAAAG GGTCTTCATCAAGCACCAGCAGTCAAGGGAGCAGCAAACAACATCAA CTGGCAGCAGCTGCGGCCGCTCAGATGGCCTTCGAGCAGCAGAGCGCGGCCGCCATGCAGGCGTTGCAGCACCAGCTGCTGAGAG GTCTGAGCGGCGCGGGCGGGACGGGCGGCGTGTCGCAGGCGGCGGCCGCGGCGGCCATGATGCAGTTCTCTCCCCTGCTCTACACATACCAGCTGGCCATGGCCCAGGCCAGCGCTCTCGGCAAGAGAT CCGGCAAAGGTTCGAGTAACGCCGCCATGGCCGCGGAGATGCAGCGCGTAGCCGAAGCTCAGAGACAGTACCTACTGGACATGATCCCGGGACAACACGCGCGCAACCCCTGGACCAAGAACTAG
- the LOC116773360 gene encoding transcriptional repressor p66-alpha isoform X2, translating into MDVDDSAVDLSVSRSLPPELSELRALTASGLTITPAQPPPHGSAGKRVLRPRADQRSYAESPDIVLLPADPPHRKPVLPAPSPFTDVSSKLNTNVNLSITASECARDPMDDEESDGENEPPLPTPAHRELSSAEIWERERRLRSLREKLRAEETRLVLLRKLRQSQQATVTTTKESVCPSPGTALAGSGCVVPPGVTVTPAPPPAHQHAKRGSVSGAAGNLSTARRTASLPGGATLTPGPYRTQSSGGASITPSVTITPAPPPTHAHNNNNTTNNNKASSRSSEDPQTPAQRQAAAKLALRKQLEKTLLQIPPPKPPPPEMNFIPSPSNTDFVYLVGLEHVVDYLTNEDRMPRSSVPAVCAQCGCDFTAVWRWERAPARRQDATFPTPHTHTPRRLCELCVSGNVKRALKAEHTARLKTAFVRALQQEQEIERRLAAPSPPPPASAAPPPAHTHHHRPQTMSVSRSSSRASVSSSASPAAKPQPPPASSRSLNTSESRGHHAERARDNEGNNKKGSSSSTSSQGSSKQHQLAAAAAAQMAFEQQSAAAMQALQHQLLRGLSGAGGTGGVSQAAAAAAMMQFSPLLYTYQLAMAQASALGKRSGKGSSNAAMAAEMQRVAEAQRQYLLDMIPGQHARNPWTKN; encoded by the exons ATGGACGTTGACGACTCCGCCGTCGATCTTAGCGTGAG caGGTCTTTACCGCCTGAACTCAGTGAATTAAGAGCTCTCACTGCCAGCGGACTAACCATAACACCTGCACAACCACCACCTCAT GGTTCGGCTGGTAAGAGGGTACTTCGCCCCCGCGCCGATCAGCGCAGTTACGCGGAGAGCCCTGATATAGTGCTGCTGCCCGCAGACCCTCCGCACAGGAAGCCGGTGTTGCCAGCACCTTCACCGTTTACCG ATGTGAGCAGTAAGCTGAACACAAACGTCAACCTGTCTATAACGGCCAGCGAGTGTGCCAGGGACCCTATGGACGACGAAGAGTCTGACGGAGAGAACGAACCACCCCTCCCAACACCCGCGCACAGG GAGCTATCCAGCGCTGAGATATGGGAACGAGAGCGACGTCTGAGATCACTGCGAGAGAAGCTGCGGGCGGAGGAGACGCGCCTCGTACTCCTCAGGAAGCTGAGACAATCACAACAAGCCACTGTCACGACTACTAAG GAATCTGTGTGCCCGTCCCCCGGCACGGCCCTGGCCGGAAGCGGGTGTGTGGTGCCCCCCGGGGTCACGGTCACCCCCGCCCCGCCGCCCGCGCACCAACACGCCAAG CGCGGTAGTGTGTCGGGCGCCGCTGGCAACCTGTCCACGGCTAGACGCACGGCCAGTCTGCCAGGGGGCGCCACTCTCACGCCGGGCCCGTACAGGACTCAG TCATCAGGGGGCGCTAGCATCACTCCATCGGTGACGATCACACCAGCGCCGCCTCCGACACACGCCCACAATAACAACAACACCACCAACAACAATAAG GCCAGTTCTCGCAGCTCCGAGGACCCGCAGACGCCGGCCCAGAGGCAGGCGGCCGCCAAACTGGCGCTCAGGAAACAGCTGGAGAAGACACTGTTACAg ATCCCGCCTCCCAAGCCCCCCCCGCCGGAGATGAACTTCATCCCCTCCCCCAGCAACACGGACTTCGTGTACCTCGTGGGGCTGGAACACGTGGTGGACTACCTCACTAACGAGGACCG GATGCCGCGGTCGTCGGTGCCGGCGGTGTGCGCGCAGTGCGGCTGCGACTTCACGGCCGTGTGGCGCTGGGAGCGCGCGCCCGCCCGCAGGCAGGACGCCACCTTCCCGACgccgcacacgcacacgccgCGCAGGCTGTGCGAGCTCTGCGTCTCCGGGAACGTCAAGAGGGCGCTCAAG GCGGAGCACACGGCCAGGCTGAAGACGGCCTTCGTCCGAGCGCTGCAGCAGGAGCAGGAGATAGAGAGACGACTGGCGGCGCCCAGCCCGCCGCCCCCCGCCAGCGCGGCCCCGCCGCCCGCCCACACGCACCATCACAGACCGCAGACg ATGTCGGTATCTCGTTCGTCGAGCCGCGCCAGTGTGTCTTCTAGCGCGTCGCCGGCCGCCAAGCCTCAGCCGCCTCCCGCCAG TAGCCGCAGCCTGAACACTTCGGAGTCTAGAGGTCATCATGCGGAGCGGGCCAGGGACAACGAGGGGAACAATAAGAAAG GGTCTTCATCAAGCACCAGCAGTCAAGGGAGCAGCAAACAACATCAA CTGGCAGCAGCTGCGGCCGCTCAGATGGCCTTCGAGCAGCAGAGCGCGGCCGCCATGCAGGCGTTGCAGCACCAGCTGCTGAGAG GTCTGAGCGGCGCGGGCGGGACGGGCGGCGTGTCGCAGGCGGCGGCCGCGGCGGCCATGATGCAGTTCTCTCCCCTGCTCTACACATACCAGCTGGCCATGGCCCAGGCCAGCGCTCTCGGCAAGAGAT CCGGCAAAGGTTCGAGTAACGCCGCCATGGCCGCGGAGATGCAGCGCGTAGCCGAAGCTCAGAGACAGTACCTACTGGACATGATCCCGGGACAACACGCGCGCAACCCCTGGACCAAGAACTAG
- the LOC116773485 gene encoding exosome complex component RRP41, whose translation MPGPDLLSSQGLRLDGRRPNELRRIRCKLGVFTQPDGSAYLEQGNTKVLAAVYGPHQASKSKSSAEGVVVNCQYSMATFSTGERKNRPRGDRKSQEMSMHLRQALTAAIKTEMYPRSQIDIYVEVLQADGGAYCASVNASTLALIDAGIPLKAYVCSCSASMAWLDGVPEPLLDVGHVEEAAGGVTLTVASLPSTGSIALLELSHRLHSDYFDTVLSRAMQGCRDIEVILDKAVRDHLAEGWTKQDVITI comes from the exons ATGCCGGGACCCGATTTATTATCAAGCCAAGGGCTTCGGCTGGATGGTAGAAGACCTAACGAGCTTCGTCGGATCAGGTGTAAATTGGGAGTATTCACTCAACCAGACGGAAGCGCTTATTTAGAACAAGGAAATACGAAAGTTTTAGCGGCTGTATATGGCCCGCATCAG GCGTCCAAGTCGAAGAGCTCAGCGGAAGGTGTAGTTGTGAATTGTCAGTATAGTATGGCTACATTTTCGACTG GTGAGAGGAAAAATCGCCCGCGGGGTGATCGTAAATCTCAAGAGATGTCAATGCATCTTAGACAGGCCCTCACGGCTGCTATTAAGACGGAAATGTACCCACGCTCACAGATTGACATCTATGTTGAAGTGTTACAG GCAGATGGTGGGGCGTATTGCGCGAGTGTGAACGCCTCGACGCTGGCGTTGATAGACGCGGGTATACCTCTGAAGGCCTATGTGTGTTCGTGCTCGGCGTCTATGGCGTGGTTGGACGGGGTGCCGGAGCCCCTACTCGACGTGGGCCACGTTGAGGAGGCGGCCGGCGGCGTGACCTTGACAGTCGCGAGTCTACCTAGTACTG GTAGTATAGCACTATTGGAGCTCTCTCATAGGTTGCACAGTGATTACTTCGACACTGTTCTCAGTAGAGCCATGCAGGGATGCAGAGATATTGAA GTTATATTAGACAAGGCTGTGAGAGATCACCTCGCTGAAGGATGGACCAAACAAGATGTTATcactatatga